The proteins below are encoded in one region of Pseudomonas putida NBRC 14164:
- a CDS encoding alpha/beta family hydrolase — protein sequence MINGQSAGIDGDQWAKVGNVPGLRCDPPQAQGKDGYKGCLILAHGAGAPMDSGFMDEMAQRLAALGVAVVRFEFPYMAERRVTGGKRPPNPQKVLLECWREVYRQVRPLVAGKLAVGGKSMGGRMASLLADELDADALVCLGYPFYAVGKPEKPRVEHLAGLKTPTLIVQGERDALGNREAVAGYALSPAIEVSWLVAGDHDLKPLKASGFSHEQHMQSAAERVADFLKD from the coding sequence ATGATTAATGGGCAAAGTGCCGGTATTGACGGGGATCAATGGGCGAAGGTCGGAAATGTCCCAGGCTTGCGCTGCGATCCACCACAAGCGCAGGGCAAGGACGGCTACAAGGGCTGCCTGATCCTGGCCCACGGCGCAGGTGCGCCGATGGACAGCGGGTTCATGGACGAAATGGCGCAAAGGCTTGCGGCGCTTGGGGTGGCGGTAGTGCGCTTCGAGTTCCCGTACATGGCCGAGCGCAGGGTTACCGGCGGCAAACGGCCGCCGAACCCGCAGAAAGTGCTGCTGGAATGCTGGCGCGAGGTGTACCGGCAGGTGCGACCTTTGGTCGCGGGCAAGCTGGCCGTGGGTGGCAAGTCCATGGGCGGGCGCATGGCGAGCCTGTTGGCCGACGAACTGGACGCGGATGCGCTGGTGTGCCTGGGCTATCCGTTCTATGCGGTGGGTAAACCCGAGAAGCCACGTGTGGAGCACCTGGCCGGGCTGAAAACCCCGACATTGATCGTGCAGGGCGAACGGGATGCGCTGGGTAACCGCGAGGCGGTGGCGGGGTATGCGTTGTCGCCGGCAATCGAAGTGAGCTGGCTAGTGGCGGGGGACCATGACCTGAAGCCGTTGAAGGCCTCGGGGTTCAGCCATGAGCAGCATATGCAGTCGGCGGCGGAACGCGTTGCTGATTTCCTGAAGGATTAG
- a CDS encoding exonuclease domain-containing protein: MGHWLVIDLEATTDEGGWPVTEMEVIEIGASLVTREGREVDHFQCFVRPRRRPQLTPFCRELTHISQADVDSAAPFRDVWASFERWLGPHREQLQAWVSWGDYDRQQLHQEWQLHGLDSLLRTLPHINLKQRFAKARHLQRPTGLNGALHLAGMHFCGQQHRALEDARNTARLLPLTLPASSP, from the coding sequence ATGGGCCATTGGTTGGTGATCGACCTGGAAGCCACCACCGACGAGGGTGGGTGGCCGGTAACAGAAATGGAAGTCATTGAAATCGGCGCCAGCTTGGTTACCCGCGAAGGCCGCGAGGTCGACCACTTTCAGTGTTTCGTGCGGCCACGGCGGCGGCCACAGCTGACCCCTTTTTGCCGCGAACTGACGCACATAAGCCAGGCCGATGTGGACAGCGCTGCGCCGTTTCGCGATGTGTGGGCAAGCTTCGAGCGCTGGCTCGGGCCCCACCGTGAGCAGCTTCAGGCCTGGGTCAGCTGGGGCGACTACGACCGCCAGCAACTGCACCAGGAATGGCAGCTTCACGGGCTCGACAGCCTGCTACGGACCTTGCCGCACATCAACCTCAAGCAACGCTTTGCCAAGGCCCGCCACCTGCAGCGCCCCACAGGCCTGAACGGTGCACTGCACCTGGCCGGCATGCACTTTTGCGGGCAGCAGCACCGGGCCCTTGAAGATGCGCGCAACACGGCGCGGCTTTTACCGTTGACCCTACCCGCCAGCAGCCCCTGA
- the ccoN gene encoding cytochrome-c oxidase, cbb3-type subunit I, whose amino-acid sequence MNTTSSTAYNYKVVRQFAIMTVVWGIVGMGLGVFIAAQLAWPSLNFDLPWTSFGRLRPLHTNAVIFAFGGCALFATSYYSVQRTCQTTLFAPRLAAFTFWGWQLVILLAAISLPLGYTSSKEYAELEWPIDILITIVWVGYAIVFFGTLMKRNTKHIYVGNWFFGAFILTVALLHIVNNLELPVSLTKSYSVYAGATDAMVQWWYGHNAVGFFLTAGFLGMMYYYVPKQAERPVYSYRLSIVHFWALITLYIWAGPHHLHYTALPDWAQSLGMVMSLILLAPSWGGMINGMMTLSGAWHKLRSDPILRFLVVSLAFYGMSTFEGPMMAIKTVNALSHYTDWTIGHVHAGALGWVAMISIGALYHTIPKVFGKERMYSLGLINAHFWLATIGTVLYIASMWVNGIAQGLMWRAVNSDGTLTYSFVETLVASHPGFVVRFVGGAIFLSGMFLMAWNTWRTVRSPALDVAPANAQLA is encoded by the coding sequence ATGAACACAACCAGCAGTACCGCCTATAACTACAAGGTGGTCCGCCAATTCGCCATCATGACGGTGGTGTGGGGAATCGTCGGGATGGGGCTCGGCGTCTTCATCGCCGCCCAGCTCGCCTGGCCTTCCCTCAACTTCGACCTCCCCTGGACCAGCTTTGGCCGCCTGCGCCCCCTGCATACCAATGCGGTGATCTTCGCTTTCGGCGGCTGCGCGCTGTTCGCCACCTCCTATTATTCGGTGCAACGCACCTGCCAGACCACCCTGTTTGCACCGCGCCTGGCCGCGTTCACCTTCTGGGGCTGGCAACTGGTGATCCTGCTGGCGGCCATCAGCCTGCCACTGGGCTACACCAGCTCCAAGGAATACGCCGAACTGGAATGGCCGATCGATATCCTGATCACCATCGTCTGGGTGGGCTACGCCATCGTGTTCTTCGGCACGCTGATGAAGCGCAACACCAAGCACATCTACGTGGGTAACTGGTTCTTCGGTGCCTTCATCCTCACCGTGGCGCTGCTGCATATCGTCAACAACCTGGAACTGCCGGTCAGCCTGACCAAGTCGTACTCGGTGTACGCTGGCGCCACCGATGCCATGGTGCAGTGGTGGTACGGCCACAACGCAGTAGGCTTCTTCCTGACTGCGGGCTTCCTGGGGATGATGTACTACTACGTGCCCAAGCAGGCCGAACGCCCGGTGTATTCCTATCGCCTGTCGATCGTGCACTTCTGGGCGCTGATCACCCTGTACATCTGGGCCGGCCCGCACCACCTGCACTACACCGCCCTGCCCGACTGGGCGCAGTCGCTGGGCATGGTGATGTCGCTGATCCTGCTGGCACCGAGCTGGGGCGGCATGATTAACGGCATGATGACCCTGTCGGGCGCCTGGCACAAATTGCGCAGCGACCCGATCCTGCGCTTCCTGGTGGTATCGCTGGCGTTCTACGGCATGTCCACCTTCGAAGGGCCGATGATGGCCATCAAGACGGTCAACGCCCTGTCCCACTACACCGACTGGACCATCGGCCACGTGCATGCCGGCGCCCTCGGCTGGGTGGCAATGATCTCGATCGGTGCGCTGTACCACACCATCCCGAAAGTGTTCGGCAAGGAACGCATGTACAGCCTTGGCCTGATCAACGCGCACTTCTGGCTGGCCACCATCGGCACCGTGCTTTACATCGCCTCGATGTGGGTCAACGGCATCGCCCAGGGCCTGATGTGGCGCGCAGTCAACAGCGACGGCACGCTCACCTATTCGTTCGTGGAAACCCTGGTGGCCAGCCACCCAGGCTTTGTCGTGCGCTTCGTCGGCGGCGCGATCTTCCTCAGCGGCATGTTCCTGATGGCCTGGAACACCTGGCGCACCGTGCGTTCGCCAGCGCTTGACGTCGCCCCTGCGAACGCCCAGTTGGCTTGA
- the ccoN gene encoding cytochrome-c oxidase, cbb3-type subunit I: protein MSTAISPTAYNYKVVRQFAIMTVVWGILGMGLGVFIASQLVWPQLNLDLPWTSFGRLRPLHTNLVIFAFGGCALFGTSYYVVQRTCQTRLISDSMAAFTFWGWQAVILGALITLPMGYTTTKEYAELEWPLAILLAIVWVTYGLVFFGTIVKRKTKHIYVGNWFYGAFIVVTAMLHIVNHISLPVSLFKSYSAYAGATDAMIQWWYGHNAVGFFLTTGFLGMMYYFVPKQAERPIYSYRLSIVHFWALITLYIWAGPHHLHYTALPDWAQSLGMVMSIILLAPSWGGMINGMMTLSGAWHKLRTDPILRFLVVSLAFYGMSTFEGPMMAIKTVNSLSHYTDWTIGHVHAGALGWVAMISIGAVYHMIPKLYGREQMHSIGLINAHFWLATIGTVLYIASMWVNGITQGLMWRAINDDGTLTYSFVEALQASHPGYIVRALGGAFFASGMLLMAYNVFRTVRAANPAQAEEAAKIVVVGAH, encoded by the coding sequence ATGAGCACAGCAATCAGTCCGACTGCTTATAACTATAAGGTCGTCCGCCAGTTCGCCATCATGACGGTGGTCTGGGGGATCCTTGGCATGGGCCTCGGCGTCTTCATCGCCTCGCAGCTGGTATGGCCGCAACTGAACCTGGACCTGCCCTGGACCAGCTTCGGCCGCCTGCGCCCGCTGCACACCAACCTGGTGATCTTCGCCTTCGGGGGCTGTGCGCTGTTCGGCACCAGCTACTACGTGGTGCAGCGCACCTGCCAGACCCGGCTGATCTCCGACAGCATGGCCGCCTTCACCTTCTGGGGTTGGCAGGCGGTGATCCTCGGCGCGCTGATCACCCTGCCGATGGGCTACACCACCACCAAGGAATACGCCGAGCTCGAATGGCCGCTGGCGATCCTGCTGGCCATCGTCTGGGTCACCTACGGGCTGGTGTTCTTCGGCACCATCGTCAAGCGCAAGACCAAGCACATCTATGTCGGCAACTGGTTCTACGGCGCCTTCATCGTGGTCACCGCGATGCTGCACATCGTCAACCACATCTCGCTGCCGGTCAGCCTGTTCAAGTCGTACTCGGCCTACGCCGGTGCCACCGACGCGATGATCCAGTGGTGGTACGGCCACAACGCCGTGGGCTTCTTCCTCACCACCGGCTTCTTGGGGATGATGTACTACTTCGTGCCCAAGCAGGCCGAGCGGCCGATCTACTCGTATCGCCTGTCCATCGTGCACTTCTGGGCGCTGATCACCCTGTACATCTGGGCAGGCCCGCACCACCTGCACTACACCGCACTGCCCGACTGGGCGCAGTCGCTGGGCATGGTGATGTCGATCATCCTGCTGGCACCCAGCTGGGGCGGCATGATCAACGGCATGATGACCCTGTCCGGTGCCTGGCACAAACTGCGCACCGACCCGATCCTGCGCTTTTTGGTCGTTTCGCTGGCGTTCTACGGCATGTCCACCTTCGAAGGCCCGATGATGGCCATCAAGACCGTGAACTCCCTGTCGCACTACACCGACTGGACCATCGGCCACGTCCACGCCGGCGCGCTCGGCTGGGTGGCAATGATCTCGATCGGCGCCGTGTACCACATGATCCCGAAACTCTACGGCCGCGAGCAGATGCACAGCATCGGCCTGATCAACGCGCACTTCTGGCTGGCCACCATCGGCACCGTGCTGTACATCGCCTCGATGTGGGTCAACGGCATTACCCAAGGCCTGATGTGGCGCGCCATCAACGATGACGGCACCCTCACCTACTCCTTCGTCGAAGCCCTGCAGGCCAGCCACCCTGGCTATATCGTCCGCGCCCTGGGCGGTGCGTTCTTCGCCAGCGGCATGCTGCTGATGGCCTACAACGTGTTCCGTACCGTACGTGCCGCCAACCCGGCACAGGCTGAGGAAGCCGCCAAGATCGTCGTTGTGGGAGCGCACTGA
- the ccoP gene encoding cytochrome-c oxidase, cbb3-type subunit III, translating to MTTFWSTYISVLTIGSLIGLTWLLLATRKGESKNTTDQTMGHSFDGIEEYDNPLPKWWFWLFVGTLVFSVGYLILYPGLGNWKGILPGYENGWTGVNEWQKEMDKADARFGPIFAKYAAMPVEEVAKDPQALKMGGRLFASNCSVCHGSDAKGAFGFPNLTDKDWRWGGEAETIKASIMNGRHGVMPAWAEVIGDQGVADVAAFVLTNLDGRSLPEGNKADVVKGKEIFAANCVACHGPEGKGTPAMGAPDLTHPQAFIYGSSFAQLQQTIRYGRQGQMPAQADIQGNDKVHLLAAYVYSLSQDSAAETVTSK from the coding sequence ATGACCACCTTCTGGAGTACGTACATCAGCGTACTGACCATCGGTAGCCTGATCGGCCTGACCTGGCTGCTGCTCGCCACCCGCAAGGGCGAGAGCAAGAACACCACCGACCAGACCATGGGCCACAGCTTCGACGGCATCGAGGAGTACGACAACCCGCTGCCCAAGTGGTGGTTCTGGCTGTTCGTCGGCACCTTGGTGTTCTCGGTCGGCTACCTCATCCTCTACCCGGGCCTGGGCAACTGGAAAGGCATCCTGCCGGGCTATGAAAATGGCTGGACCGGCGTCAACGAATGGCAAAAGGAAATGGACAAGGCTGACGCCAGGTTCGGCCCGATCTTCGCCAAATACGCCGCCATGCCCGTAGAAGAAGTGGCCAAGGACCCGCAGGCGCTGAAAATGGGCGGCCGCCTGTTTGCCTCCAACTGCTCGGTGTGCCACGGCTCGGACGCCAAGGGTGCCTTCGGCTTCCCCAACCTCACCGACAAGGATTGGCGCTGGGGCGGCGAAGCAGAAACCATCAAGGCTTCGATCATGAATGGCCGTCATGGCGTGATGCCAGCGTGGGCCGAGGTGATCGGTGATCAGGGCGTGGCCGATGTGGCCGCATTCGTGCTGACCAACCTTGACGGCCGCAGCCTGCCTGAAGGGAACAAGGCCGACGTGGTCAAGGGCAAGGAGATCTTCGCTGCCAACTGCGTGGCTTGCCACGGGCCTGAAGGCAAGGGTACCCCTGCCATGGGCGCACCCGACCTGACCCACCCGCAGGCGTTCATCTACGGATCGAGCTTTGCCCAGCTGCAGCAGACCATTCGTTATGGTCGCCAAGGGCAGATGCCGGCGCAGGCCGATATCCAGGGCAACGACAAGGTGCACCTGCTGGCGGCTTATGTGTATAGCCTGTCGCAAGATAGCGCTGCTGAAACGGTGACCTCCAAGTAG
- a CDS encoding substrate-binding periplasmic protein, with product MTPAPGPKALSTLMLLAVYWLAVPAWAADAVEVKIGAAHFPPYTVRPEQGADTGLLPQLVDALNRLQQGYHFVLVPTSIQRRFGDFQQGRTDMAIFENPQWGWEQIAHQTVDMGLEDAEVFVARQANGSDPHYFDDLSDKRLALFNGYHYAFARFNSDPDYLREAYNATLTYSHDSNLLMVQAGRADIALVTRSYLSDFLARNPASRAQLVPSQRIDQVYHHYALLRPGAPIGEQSFAGLLRDLRDSGELARIFEPYRITVSVPQD from the coding sequence TTGACTCCAGCACCCGGCCCCAAGGCCTTGTCCACCCTGATGTTGCTGGCCGTGTATTGGCTGGCGGTGCCGGCATGGGCTGCCGACGCCGTCGAGGTGAAGATTGGCGCGGCGCATTTCCCGCCCTACACGGTGCGCCCTGAACAGGGGGCCGACACCGGCCTGTTGCCGCAACTGGTCGACGCGCTCAACCGCTTGCAGCAGGGTTATCACTTCGTCCTGGTGCCCACTTCCATCCAGCGGCGTTTTGGTGACTTCCAGCAAGGCCGCACCGACATGGCGATTTTCGAGAACCCACAATGGGGCTGGGAGCAGATTGCCCACCAGACCGTCGACATGGGCCTGGAGGATGCCGAAGTGTTCGTTGCCCGCCAGGCCAATGGCAGCGACCCGCATTACTTCGACGACCTGAGTGACAAACGCCTGGCATTGTTCAACGGCTACCACTACGCGTTCGCCCGCTTCAACTCCGACCCCGACTACCTGCGCGAAGCCTACAACGCGACCCTGACCTACTCCCACGACAGCAACCTGCTGATGGTGCAGGCCGGCCGCGCCGATATCGCCCTGGTCACGCGCTCCTACCTCAGTGATTTCCTGGCGCGCAACCCGGCCAGCAGGGCGCAGCTGGTGCCTTCGCAGCGCATCGACCAGGTCTATCACCACTACGCCTTGCTGCGCCCGGGTGCCCCTATCGGCGAGCAGTCATTTGCCGGCCTGCTGCGTGACCTGCGTGACAGCGGTGAACTGGCACGGATCTTCGAGCCCTACCGAATTACCGTCTCGGTCCCCCAGGACTAA
- the ppnP gene encoding pyrimidine/purine nucleoside phosphorylase, whose amino-acid sequence MFQVNEYFNGTVKSIAFAGEEGPATVGVMAPGEYEFGTAKREIMHVVSGALTVKLPGSDNWETFNAGDKFNVAANSKFQLQVKVDTAYLCEYRD is encoded by the coding sequence ATGTTCCAGGTCAACGAGTACTTCAACGGCACCGTCAAGTCGATCGCATTCGCGGGCGAAGAAGGCCCGGCTACTGTCGGCGTCATGGCCCCGGGCGAATACGAGTTCGGCACTGCCAAGCGCGAGATCATGCACGTGGTATCGGGCGCGCTGACCGTGAAGCTGCCAGGCAGCGACAACTGGGAAACCTTCAATGCGGGCGACAAGTTCAATGTTGCCGCCAACAGCAAGTTCCAGCTGCAGGTGAAGGTGGATACCGCTTACCTGTGCGAGTACCGCGACTAA
- a CDS encoding cbb3-type cytochrome oxidase subunit 3: protein MEMDIGMIRGLGTLVVMIAFIGLSLWVFNRRRDRDFAEARLLPFVDDHLPTSGQEPAATTAARSNGQ, encoded by the coding sequence ATGGAAATGGACATCGGCATGATCCGCGGCCTGGGCACCCTGGTGGTAATGATCGCCTTTATCGGCCTCTCCCTGTGGGTATTCAACCGCCGCCGCGACCGTGATTTCGCCGAAGCGCGCCTGCTGCCCTTCGTCGACGACCACCTGCCCACTAGCGGGCAGGAACCTGCTGCCACGACTGCTGCAAGGAGTAACGGGCAATGA
- the ccoO gene encoding cytochrome-c oxidase, cbb3-type subunit II has translation MKHEVIEKNVGLMALLMVFAVSIGGLTQIVPLFFQDVTNKPVEGMKPYTALQLEGRDIYIREGCVGCHSQMIRPFRAETERYGHYSVAGESVWDHPFLWGSKRTGPDLARVGGRYSDDWHRAHLYNPRNVVPESKMPSYPWLVAQQVDNSHTDVKMRTLRTLGVPYSDDDIAGARDAVKGKTEMDALVAYLQVLGTAIKNKR, from the coding sequence ATGAAACATGAAGTCATCGAGAAAAACGTCGGCCTGATGGCCCTGCTGATGGTGTTCGCCGTCAGTATCGGCGGCCTGACCCAGATCGTCCCGCTGTTCTTCCAGGACGTCACCAACAAGCCGGTGGAAGGCATGAAACCCTACACCGCGCTGCAACTGGAAGGCCGCGATATCTACATCCGCGAAGGTTGCGTGGGCTGCCACTCGCAGATGATCCGCCCGTTCCGCGCCGAAACCGAGCGCTACGGCCACTACTCGGTGGCCGGCGAGAGCGTGTGGGACCACCCGTTCCTGTGGGGCTCCAAGCGCACCGGGCCGGACCTGGCCCGTGTTGGCGGCCGTTACTCGGACGACTGGCACCGCGCGCACCTGTACAACCCGCGCAACGTGGTGCCGGAGTCGAAGATGCCGTCGTACCCGTGGCTGGTCGCCCAGCAGGTCGACAACAGCCACACCGACGTCAAGATGCGCACCTTGCGCACCCTGGGCGTGCCGTATTCCGACGACGACATTGCCGGCGCCCGCGACGCGGTCAAGGGCAAGACCGAGATGGATGCACTGGTCGCCTACCTGCAGGTGCTCGGCACCGCGATCAAGAACAAGAGGTGA